Genomic segment of Mesotoga sp. BH458_6_3_2_1:
AAGAAGCGATCACGATCTCAGAGAGAATACTCGACAAGTCAGATGACAAGCAAAAATCAATAATAGAACTCGTTCAAAGAATTTTGGAGATTTCCGAGCTAAGCGACGGTTTGAAAAAAACTTCCTGGTTGCTTAAGGCAAGAGAAATCCTTGAGAATCTTGAAAAACAGAGAACTACTTACAAAAGTGTTAGATCACTGAAAGCAATAATTGATGCAAAACTTAGAAGCTAATACAGGATTTTTCAGAATCTGGTGATGCGATGATTTTGATCATAATGGTTCGTACCTTAATTCTTGTATTTCACTAAGCACTTGAGATATTTTGCTTTGTACTTCGTTAACCCCGTTTTTCACTTCCTCAAGTTTCAACAAAAGTGAATCAGGTTTTGAAAAGTCTCTCTTCCGAATTTCGATTTCATATCTATAACGAGGCATTTTGTCCTCAAAAAAAATCAGCTTCGTTTCACACTCAAATATCTGATTTCTAAGTCCATGTGTCGTCATCTGATATTCCCATTTTTCCTTGATGTAGCGATCAATAAGCTCATCTATTGCATCTTGTTCTACATATGATTCGTTAACTATTAGATAAAGTGCACGTATTTCGCTATCTCCGAAATCTCCTTCCTGAATCAATACCTCTATCGTCTTCATTGTTTTTCTTCTAAATTCTCTGATTTCCAAAAGCTTTGCATTTGCTTCATTTAAACCTTCCCCAATCTCATTAAGAATCAAATTTTCTACGTTATGGAGGCTTTCTCCCGCATTTTCGATTTCTTGTTCTACTGAATCAAACTTGGACCTAACTGTTTCATAGTATTCTACAAGCTTTTCGTACAGAGAATTTTGACTAATATAAAAGGCTAGGGCCCCAAGAACTACAAGAAGACAGATTACTGCAATACTCGTAAATATCCAAATAGACTTCCTTTTTCTTCTTTGAATAAGAAAAGGGACTTCTTTTGGGTTCGAACCATTGGCATATTTGAGAGCGTTCTTAACGAAGCTCAGCAGCTGGTCAAGAGCACCGGGTCCTTCAGATATGACAGTCAGTCTTCTAAGTCCCAAAGGAAGAGAAGAAACAGGTATATTCTCAACAAAAACAACAATCTGGCATCTTCTTTTTCTATCACTATTGACTTCGTTTTGAAATGTTTCCCATTCGTGTTTTACCCACCCCGATTCAAGATGATCCGGCGATGTTGCTACAACAATCAAAACTTTCGCTTTTCCAAGAGCAAAGTCTATCTCTTCCTGGTAATTTGAGTTACCGGTCTCTATGATGGACAAGGTACTCATAAAAGCATTAATAGAATTCTCTTTCAGGAGCTCGTAGATATTTCTTGCTAACTCCCAGTCGCGAGTTTTGT
This window contains:
- a CDS encoding toll/interleukin-1 receptor domain-containing protein is translated as MSSRKEWQVFVSCKVTDSRGNKTRDWELARNIYELLKENSINAFMSTLSIIETGNSNYQEEIDFALGKAKVLIVVATSPDHLESGWVKHEWETFQNEVNSDRKRRCQIVVFVENIPVSSLPLGLRRLTVISEGPGALDQLLSFVKNALKYANGSNPKEVPFLIQRRKRKSIWIFTSIAVICLLVVLGALAFYISQNSLYEKLVEYYETVRSKFDSVEQEIENAGESLHNVENLILNEIGEGLNEANAKLLEIREFRRKTMKTIEVLIQEGDFGDSEIRALYLIVNESYVEQDAIDELIDRYIKEKWEYQMTTHGLRNQIFECETKLIFFEDKMPRYRYEIEIRKRDFSKPDSLLLKLEEVKNGVNEVQSKISQVLSEIQELRYEPL